From one Ignavibacteria bacterium genomic stretch:
- a CDS encoding carboxymuconolactone decarboxylase family protein — protein sequence MNNHHHIYPEATAENTRQKKDLAPKQFEAWREFSRTVFAAGALDEKTKQLIAVAVAHVTQCPYCIQSHVRQAAHKGATNEEIMEAVWVAAEMRSGAAWAHATIAVSEMNQIST from the coding sequence ATGAATAATCATCATCACATATATCCCGAGGCAACAGCCGAGAATACCCGTCAGAAAAAGGATTTAGCACCCAAACAGTTCGAAGCATGGCGTGAGTTCAGCCGGACAGTGTTTGCAGCCGGTGCTTTAGATGAAAAAACAAAACAGCTCATTGCCGTGGCTGTGGCACATGTTACCCAATGTCCGTACTGCATTCAATCGCATGTTCGCCAGGCTGCTCACAAGGGTGCTACGAACGAAGAGATTATGGAAGCCGTTTGGGTTGCTGCCGAAATGAGGTCAGGAGCAGCATGGGCACATGCCACGATTGCTGTCAGCGAAATGAATCAAATCAGTACATAA
- a CDS encoding metal-sulfur cluster assembly factor: MNTVTNNETLCQTALAGLKFVDDPEIGLNVVDLGLIYEVNFDEAQKKVVCNMTLTTQFCPMGESIVENVTQSLQESFPESGIEVNLTFDPPWGYHCISEGGREFLNR; the protein is encoded by the coding sequence ATGAACACAGTAACGAATAATGAGACCTTATGCCAGACGGCGTTAGCAGGCCTGAAATTTGTTGACGACCCGGAAATTGGGCTCAACGTTGTTGACCTGGGGCTGATATATGAAGTTAATTTTGATGAGGCACAGAAAAAAGTTGTCTGTAATATGACGCTTACAACTCAGTTCTGTCCGATGGGCGAGTCGATTGTTGAAAACGTAACCCAGTCGCTTCAGGAGTCATTTCCAGAAAGCGGAATTGAAGTCAATCTCACATTTGATCCACCCTGGGGATATCACTGCATTTCTGAGGGTGGACGAGAATTTTTAAACAGGTAA
- a CDS encoding methyltransferase domain-containing protein: protein MSNKTINTEQGHWLLAKMGKRVLRPGGRELTMKLVQGLNIDNDDNVVEFAPGMGYTASLLIDRKPKSYTGIELNEEAAALLQLKINSNGYGIVNTSAADTGLQDGSATKVIGEAMLTMQADHRKSEIIREAYRILKPGGCYGIHELGLVPDHISDDIKKEVQQSLAKSIKVNARPLTRTEWCTLLENEGFRIKSVEENPMHLLKFKRMVDDEGLLRTLLISLNIFLHPADKEKIFEMRDVFNKYEDHLISYAIIAQK, encoded by the coding sequence ATGAGTAATAAAACAATAAATACAGAACAGGGACACTGGTTGCTTGCCAAGATGGGGAAGCGGGTACTCAGGCCGGGTGGACGTGAGTTAACGATGAAGTTGGTTCAAGGACTGAATATTGATAATGATGACAATGTAGTTGAGTTTGCACCCGGAATGGGCTACACGGCGTCGTTACTGATAGACAGGAAACCCAAATCATACACTGGTATTGAGCTCAATGAAGAGGCAGCCGCTTTATTGCAGTTAAAGATTAATTCCAATGGTTACGGTATTGTTAATACTAGCGCTGCCGATACTGGATTGCAAGACGGCTCGGCAACAAAGGTGATTGGCGAGGCAATGCTTACCATGCAGGCAGATCACCGGAAGTCGGAGATCATTCGTGAAGCATATCGCATTCTTAAGCCGGGAGGCTGTTACGGTATCCATGAGCTGGGCCTTGTTCCGGATCACATTTCGGATGATATTAAAAAAGAAGTTCAGCAAAGCCTTGCAAAGTCAATTAAGGTAAACGCCAGACCGCTGACCCGTACCGAATGGTGCACCCTGCTTGAAAATGAAGGGTTTCGGATTAAATCGGTTGAAGAAAATCCAATGCACCTACTCAAGTTTAAGCGTATGGTTGACGATGAGGGACTGCTTCGAACACTGCTGATTTCGTTAAATATCTTCCTGCACCCGGCAGATAAGGAAAAGATTTTTGAAATGCGCGATGTGTTTAACAAATACGAAGATCATCTGATTTCCTATGCTATTATTGCCCAGAAGTAG
- the ric gene encoding iron-sulfur cluster repair di-iron protein, translating into METTAENVLNVTLLEPRMKHPTIFARFDELNKGEHLIILNDHDPRPLYYQLLSERGNIFTWEYLEAGPEWWRIRITIPSTTETNETLGELAAQDIRKAQVFRKYGLDFCCGGKKTVRQACAEAGVNPEVVEQELRNTESITGSRPLPYNEWSPDFLADYIVNTHHSYVRKNYPDIRMYADKVMRVHGGRHPELVEVHLLVEENYTELMSHVEKEEQILFPYIKHITAVKNGTATYQAPHFGEVKNPIAMMEHDHEAVGNNLHAIRKYTNGFTLPEDACASYSLLFRMLEEMEEDLLLHIHLENNLLFPQALEIEKSIQKS; encoded by the coding sequence ATGGAAACAACTGCCGAAAACGTTCTGAACGTCACGCTTCTTGAGCCCCGAATGAAGCACCCAACGATTTTTGCTCGGTTTGATGAGCTGAACAAAGGTGAGCATCTGATCATCCTTAACGACCATGATCCAAGGCCCCTTTATTATCAACTGCTGAGTGAACGGGGGAATATTTTTACCTGGGAGTACTTGGAAGCAGGCCCCGAGTGGTGGAGAATTCGGATCACGATACCCAGCACAACCGAAACGAATGAAACCCTTGGTGAATTGGCAGCACAGGACATTCGTAAAGCTCAGGTATTTCGAAAGTATGGTTTGGATTTTTGCTGTGGCGGAAAGAAAACGGTGCGCCAGGCATGTGCAGAAGCCGGTGTTAATCCGGAAGTAGTAGAACAGGAATTGCGAAACACAGAATCCATCACGGGATCACGTCCGCTTCCGTATAACGAGTGGAGTCCGGACTTCCTGGCTGATTACATTGTGAACACCCATCACTCGTACGTTAGAAAGAACTATCCGGATATCAGGATGTATGCAGACAAGGTGATGAGAGTACACGGCGGCAGGCATCCCGAATTGGTTGAGGTTCACCTGCTGGTAGAAGAAAACTACACCGAGTTAATGTCGCACGTGGAAAAGGAAGAGCAAATTCTTTTCCCGTACATTAAACACATAACAGCAGTAAAGAACGGAACAGCAACCTATCAGGCGCCGCATTTTGGTGAGGTGAAAAATCCGATTGCCATGATGGAACATGACCATGAAGCAGTGGGGAATAACCTTCACGCTATCAGGAAGTACACGAATGGTTTTACGCTCCCCGAGGATGCCTGCGCCAGCTATAGTTTGCTTTTCCGTATGCTGGAAGAAATGGAAGAGGACTTGCTCCTTCACATCCACCTGGAGAATAACCTGCTCTTCCCGCAGGCTCTCGAGATAGAAAAGTCAATTCAAAAGTCCTGA
- a CDS encoding alginate export family protein, which translates to MKIRLFARLLITIMALISTGTMAVSEDVVPENRFRAQVQLRPRAEYRDGAFRPLAEGESPAALITQRSRLVLTYHYKDLLTLQLSPQNVTLWGQDPLTQGAGGGNSVSFFEAWAELNLGSLWELRIGRQQIVLDDERFYGSSDWPQGGRSHDAISLSYQGTKFQAKAFAAYNQNYNTLYSGNLNNPSGSLFTPAGAAPYKSMATLWAQYKPNTRHTMSALVANLGFQNASGESVTEPTYINSTVGLNYSYKDSTWDSYLSGYYQLGDNERGLSTKAYLIAARTTLALDKTWSIGAGVDVLSGNDVGTAPVMVSNFAFTPYLGTGHKFYGSMDYFYAGSPHQGAGLADIYFRAVCTPSEVLTISAGLHQFNTTGIIVSNADRLSADLGQEADFDITYKVNRFTRITGGYSMYFTTPTIQYLKNVTGASDTQPWVWFGVLINPTILNVTD; encoded by the coding sequence GTGAAGATCCGCCTGTTTGCTCGACTGCTTATTACCATTATGGCTCTCATCAGTACCGGCACCATGGCTGTATCGGAAGACGTCGTACCCGAAAATCGCTTCCGTGCCCAGGTTCAGCTGCGTCCGCGAGCGGAATACCGGGATGGAGCGTTTCGTCCACTTGCTGAAGGTGAATCACCTGCAGCTCTGATCACCCAGCGCAGCCGGCTGGTACTGACATACCATTACAAAGACCTGCTTACTTTGCAACTATCGCCACAAAACGTGACACTGTGGGGACAGGATCCGCTGACACAGGGTGCCGGAGGAGGAAACTCTGTTTCGTTTTTCGAAGCATGGGCCGAGCTGAATCTTGGCTCTTTGTGGGAACTGCGAATCGGCAGACAACAAATTGTTCTGGACGACGAACGCTTCTATGGCAGTTCTGACTGGCCTCAAGGCGGCAGATCACATGATGCAATCTCTCTGTCATATCAGGGAACAAAGTTTCAGGCAAAAGCCTTCGCAGCATATAATCAAAATTACAATACCCTGTATTCCGGCAACTTGAATAATCCTTCTGGCTCACTGTTCACTCCTGCAGGAGCAGCACCGTATAAATCCATGGCCACTCTGTGGGCACAGTACAAGCCAAACACCAGACACACAATGAGTGCTCTTGTTGCCAATCTGGGCTTTCAGAATGCATCCGGAGAATCCGTTACTGAGCCAACGTACATAAACTCAACAGTAGGACTGAATTACTCATACAAAGATTCCACCTGGGACAGTTACCTTTCGGGATACTATCAGCTTGGCGATAACGAAAGGGGCTTAAGCACGAAGGCATATTTGATAGCAGCCCGGACAACGCTGGCGCTGGACAAAACCTGGAGCATTGGTGCAGGTGTTGATGTGCTGAGCGGAAATGACGTAGGCACAGCACCCGTCATGGTAAGCAACTTTGCCTTCACGCCATATCTGGGAACAGGACACAAATTTTACGGTTCCATGGATTACTTTTATGCCGGAAGCCCGCATCAGGGAGCCGGGCTTGCCGACATATACTTTAGGGCTGTCTGCACTCCTTCCGAGGTGCTGACAATCTCGGCGGGACTGCATCAGTTTAATACAACTGGAATCATTGTGAGCAATGCAGACAGATTATCAGCTGATCTGGGTCAGGAGGCCGACTTCGATATAACATACAAAGTAAACCGATTTACAAGGATCACCGGTGGGTATTCCATGTATTTTACAACACCAACAATCCAGTACTTAAAGAATGTTACAGGGGCATCCGACACACAGCCCTGGGTCTGGTTTGGCGTACTGATAAATCCAACAATCCTGAACGTGACAGACTAA
- a CDS encoding SDR family oxidoreductase — translation MNVQGKTAVVTGASRGLGHALSEALVKKGVRVFGVARNRTLLESIQASLGSLFVPVQLDITKADSVESWIHNSFSDSNCPDILINNAGIGAFKKVDETDTELWANMMNTNLNGVFYVTSGLVRLMKRKNSPSHIVNIGSVLGTVGKAEATAYSASKFGIRGFSESLYMELRHHGIKVTCVCPGSIETSFFQDSGISASPSMLQPADVANTIVHILETPDTMLINEIILRPLTTKRSN, via the coding sequence ATGAACGTACAGGGCAAAACAGCTGTGGTCACCGGGGCCAGCAGGGGGCTTGGGCATGCGCTGAGCGAGGCGCTTGTGAAGAAAGGCGTCCGGGTATTCGGAGTGGCGCGGAATCGGACGCTGCTGGAGAGCATACAGGCATCCCTTGGCAGCCTGTTTGTTCCGGTGCAGCTGGATATAACAAAGGCTGACTCTGTTGAATCGTGGATTCATAATTCATTTTCCGATAGCAATTGTCCGGATATTCTGATCAATAATGCCGGTATAGGTGCCTTTAAAAAAGTTGATGAAACCGATACCGAGCTATGGGCGAATATGATGAATACCAATCTGAACGGCGTTTTTTATGTTACGTCTGGCCTGGTTCGGTTGATGAAACGGAAGAACTCACCGTCACACATTGTGAATATTGGTTCCGTTCTCGGAACGGTGGGCAAGGCTGAGGCAACGGCCTACAGCGCCAGCAAGTTTGGTATCCGGGGTTTCAGCGAATCCCTCTACATGGAGTTGCGACATCACGGGATTAAGGTAACGTGCGTATGCCCGGGCTCGATTGAAACCAGTTTTTTTCAGGATAGCGGAATAAGCGCTAGTCCGTCAATGCTGCAGCCTGCCGATGTTGCCAATACGATCGTTCACATTCTTGAAACACCAGATACGATGCTGATCAACGAAATCATACTGCGCCCCCTGACTACGAAGCGTTCTAATTAA
- a CDS encoding tRNA-binding protein, which translates to MKTIQSDSFNTIEIRVGTIIQAELFAEARKPAYKLKIDFGELGYRNSSAQITKRYKPHELIGKQIVAVVNLPPKQIAGFTSECLVLGAVYNDDVILLTTDTLVANGLRIQ; encoded by the coding sequence ATGAAGACAATTCAGTCGGACAGTTTCAACACAATCGAGATACGTGTTGGCACGATAATACAGGCGGAGCTTTTCGCGGAAGCCCGAAAACCGGCATATAAACTGAAAATTGACTTCGGAGAGCTTGGGTACCGTAACTCGTCGGCACAAATCACAAAGCGTTACAAGCCCCATGAACTGATTGGGAAACAAATTGTTGCAGTCGTTAATCTTCCTCCGAAACAGATTGCCGGTTTCACGAGCGAATGCCTGGTACTTGGCGCGGTTTATAATGATGATGTAATTCTGCTCACCACCGATACTCTTGTTGCAAACGGTTTACGGATTCAATAA
- a CDS encoding DUF488 domain-containing protein → MSSALHHCGTVFTIGHSTRSLAQFTELLTVHSVQVLADVRRFPYSRKYPHFNTDVLRNSLAESNIVYRHYPGLGGRRRPNPDSRNTAWRNASFRGYADYMETAVFQTAIQEFQEDALRRVCAVMCSEAVWWRCHRALIADFLTARGWQVLHILSSSTVEEHSYTEPARIENNRVVYTPSP, encoded by the coding sequence GTGAGTTCAGCCTTACACCATTGCGGCACCGTTTTTACCATTGGCCACTCTACCCGCAGTCTGGCTCAGTTCACCGAATTGCTCACGGTACACTCGGTTCAGGTTTTGGCAGATGTTCGACGGTTCCCCTATTCACGGAAATACCCCCACTTTAACACTGACGTACTCCGAAACTCACTTGCCGAAAGCAACATCGTGTATCGGCATTATCCCGGATTAGGTGGCCGCCGACGCCCGAATCCCGACTCACGGAACACAGCATGGCGCAACGCCTCATTTCGAGGATACGCAGACTATATGGAGACAGCAGTTTTTCAGACGGCAATTCAGGAGTTTCAGGAAGACGCCCTTCGTCGTGTTTGCGCAGTTATGTGTTCCGAGGCAGTGTGGTGGCGCTGCCACAGAGCATTAATTGCCGACTTCCTAACCGCTCGGGGTTGGCAGGTGTTACACATTCTGAGTTCTTCCACAGTGGAAGAACACTCCTATACTGAACCGGCGAGGATAGAGAACAACCGTGTTGTGTACACGCCCTCTCCTTAG
- a CDS encoding cytochrome C oxidase subunit I: MISPALNTPAIKTTSYKVVLPFYWYGALSFLAGTVLLFFSTGSFGGHYFEPNILAITHTMALGWATMLIIGASHQLVPVLIEGKLYSDRLAYASFVLAAVGIPLLVYGFYTFNMMDPAKWGGRLVVFSIIAYLINIVASMKQSKSENVHAVFVVTATAWLLMTVLYGLALVYNFSFNLLPYDSLHYLSLHAHSGIVGWFLLLVLGVGSRLIPMFLISKYSNPNLLWIVYWLINAALIMYFFIFYLIPNRTVDYLPMVLIAVALGIFIYYCQQAYKHRLRKAVDEQMKISLLSVVMLLLPIIIMAVLIGVLVTTQAEKKELVLAYGFVIFFGWLTAIILGMTFKTLPFIVWNKVYRQRSASGKTPSPKDLFSQPVFNIMAVTYVVGFALVTVGIVYSVITLLQIGSVVLIAAAVLYNWNVIKVMNHKMVTV, translated from the coding sequence ATGATTAGTCCTGCTCTTAACACACCGGCAATCAAGACAACGTCGTACAAGGTAGTTCTACCGTTCTACTGGTATGGTGCTTTATCCTTCCTGGCTGGTACGGTGCTTCTCTTTTTTTCGACGGGTTCATTTGGCGGTCACTACTTTGAACCCAATATCCTTGCCATTACCCACACGATGGCTTTGGGCTGGGCCACCATGCTGATTATCGGGGCCAGCCATCAGCTGGTGCCTGTTCTGATTGAAGGGAAGCTGTATTCCGATCGGTTGGCGTATGCATCGTTTGTTCTAGCTGCTGTTGGCATTCCATTACTAGTGTACGGGTTTTATACGTTTAATATGATGGACCCTGCCAAATGGGGGGGGCGTCTTGTTGTGTTTTCCATCATTGCATACCTGATTAACATAGTTGCCAGCATGAAGCAGAGCAAGAGCGAGAATGTTCATGCTGTGTTCGTGGTAACAGCTACTGCCTGGCTGCTGATGACGGTATTGTACGGGTTGGCTCTGGTCTATAATTTTAGTTTTAACCTGCTTCCCTATGATTCACTTCACTATTTGTCGCTCCATGCTCACTCAGGTATCGTTGGCTGGTTCTTACTTCTGGTTTTAGGCGTAGGCTCACGGCTTATCCCGATGTTCCTGATTTCAAAGTACTCAAATCCAAACCTGCTGTGGATTGTGTATTGGCTGATCAACGCTGCCTTAATCATGTACTTCTTTATCTTCTATCTTATACCGAATCGTACCGTTGACTACCTGCCTATGGTACTTATTGCAGTTGCCCTTGGCATCTTTATCTACTACTGTCAGCAGGCATATAAGCACCGGCTCCGTAAGGCTGTGGATGAACAGATGAAGATCTCGCTTCTGTCGGTTGTGATGCTCCTGTTGCCAATTATCATCATGGCTGTTCTGATAGGCGTGTTGGTTACAACACAGGCCGAGAAGAAGGAGCTTGTTCTCGCGTATGGTTTTGTGATTTTCTTTGGTTGGCTAACGGCAATTATTCTGGGAATGACGTTTAAGACGTTGCCGTTCATTGTTTGGAATAAGGTGTACCGACAACGATCTGCCTCGGGTAAGACGCCGAGTCCTAAAGACCTGTTTAGTCAGCCGGTTTTCAATATTATGGCCGTGACGTACGTTGTTGGATTTGCTCTGGTAACAGTTGGAATCGTGTACTCAGTTATTACTCTGCTGCAGATTGGCTCGGTAGTTTTGATTGCAGCGGCGGTTTTGTATAACTGGAACGTAATTAAAGTAATGAACCATAAAATGGTGACAGTATGA
- a CDS encoding lactoylglutathione lyase, with translation MLTSNEIWIILYVEHQQVSCDFYTELLGKEPELHVPGMTEFALSPQCKLGLMPNNGIQRIIQDAMPHPGTGTGIPRCELYLRVGNADHMYAHAIFCGAKAVSKAELRNWGDVVAYVADPDGHILAFAQ, from the coding sequence ATGCTAACCTCAAATGAAATCTGGATTATCCTGTATGTTGAACATCAGCAGGTAAGCTGTGACTTTTATACCGAACTGCTTGGTAAGGAACCGGAGCTTCATGTCCCGGGGATGACTGAATTTGCTCTATCGCCGCAGTGTAAGCTGGGGCTAATGCCGAATAACGGAATTCAAAGGATCATTCAGGATGCAATGCCGCATCCTGGGACCGGTACCGGTATTCCACGCTGCGAACTGTATCTGCGGGTAGGGAATGCTGATCACATGTACGCACATGCCATTTTCTGCGGAGCCAAGGCTGTTAGTAAGGCCGAGTTACGGAACTGGGGTGATGTTGTTGCCTATGTAGCTGATCCTGATGGACATATCCTGGCTTTTGCACAATAG
- a CDS encoding DUF2249 domain-containing protein, whose amino-acid sequence MITINADTKISTLIKHHPQAMEAIISISPKFNKLRNPLLQRLMAARTSISMASKIGGCSVEDFFAKLEPLGFIVDRTTGVETESVGKDYPVFMQTLTKDNVVDLDVRSTIESGGDPITQILGVVNTLPDGKILKLINTFVPEPLIQLLGKKGYQSFSDVISEDLVYTYFSKPQEATGAATTITVEAVGSEGWDDLLKKYDQKLKTIDVRALEMPLPMLTILDELEHLAEGMALFVYHKRIPVFLLPELKERGFEYRANEIRDDEVHLLIYK is encoded by the coding sequence ATGATCACTATTAATGCCGATACAAAGATTTCTACGCTGATCAAACATCATCCGCAGGCGATGGAGGCAATAATCAGCATCTCGCCTAAGTTTAATAAACTGCGTAACCCTCTGCTGCAGCGGCTGATGGCGGCCCGTACGTCTATTAGCATGGCCAGCAAAATTGGCGGATGTAGCGTTGAAGACTTCTTTGCCAAACTAGAGCCGCTGGGCTTTATAGTAGATAGAACAACAGGTGTGGAGACGGAGTCGGTAGGAAAAGATTACCCTGTGTTCATGCAAACATTAACAAAAGATAATGTTGTTGACTTGGACGTGCGCAGTACAATTGAGTCGGGTGGTGACCCGATCACACAAATCCTTGGCGTGGTGAACACACTGCCCGATGGGAAAATCCTGAAACTCATTAATACGTTCGTACCTGAGCCTCTTATTCAGCTTCTGGGGAAGAAAGGATATCAGAGCTTCTCGGATGTTATTAGTGAGGACCTGGTATATACGTACTTTTCGAAACCGCAGGAAGCTACGGGAGCTGCCACAACCATTACGGTGGAAGCCGTTGGATCGGAAGGGTGGGACGATCTACTTAAAAAGTACGATCAGAAACTAAAAACAATCGACGTCCGCGCGTTAGAAATGCCACTTCCAATGCTTACGATACTCGACGAGCTTGAACACCTGGCAGAAGGAATGGCACTGTTCGTATATCATAAACGAATACCCGTTTTCCTGCTGCCTGAGCTAAAGGAAAGGGGCTTTGAATATCGTGCAAATGAAATTCGTGACGATGAGGTCCATCTGTTAATTTATAAATAG
- a CDS encoding cupin domain-containing protein: MNFNDDPRGLNHKVDLTKLEWKTGTLQQLQRKELLNVDNGTVKLIRILPQQTYPEHFHPNHTEYAFVLSGKPLIRIGGDEYLAQPNEFYIFPASTKHSIQNHADDECVIILGSITNKQQSYDHY, from the coding sequence ATGAATTTCAACGATGATCCCCGTGGGTTAAATCACAAGGTTGACCTTACGAAACTGGAATGGAAAACAGGAACGCTTCAGCAGCTGCAGCGTAAAGAATTGCTGAACGTTGATAATGGAACAGTAAAATTAATTAGAATATTGCCGCAGCAGACCTATCCGGAACACTTCCATCCGAACCATACAGAGTACGCCTTTGTACTTTCGGGGAAGCCGCTGATCAGAATCGGTGGGGATGAGTATTTAGCACAACCAAATGAATTTTACATCTTCCCGGCATCAACAAAGCACTCAATCCAAAATCATGCTGACGATGAATGTGTGATTATTCTGGGCAGTATCACCAACAAGCAGCAATCGTATGATCACTATTAA
- a CDS encoding DUF4919 domain-containing protein encodes MAVEIPGFGDKYSNYVRLLEMENADIDYQDFRFSFVESDQYVVACTHSEERDGLSNELLFYRHARKFDEIVRCANALLTIDYTDILAHSILSDAYKAVGEGKNATKHSRIRTGLVQSIIDSGDGITSISAFKVIKLWEEFFVLELLGARLVQHHTEPLQDVCDIVEVEIRGSRSTVYFDISRILAGYEKLRSATNTA; translated from the coding sequence ATGGCAGTTGAAATACCCGGTTTCGGTGACAAATACTCGAACTACGTACGACTCCTTGAAATGGAGAATGCTGATATCGATTATCAGGACTTCCGATTCAGTTTTGTTGAGAGTGATCAGTACGTTGTGGCATGTACGCATTCCGAAGAGAGAGATGGGCTAAGCAATGAGTTGCTTTTTTACCGGCATGCACGGAAGTTTGATGAGATAGTGCGCTGTGCTAACGCACTGCTCACAATTGACTATACTGATATTCTTGCTCATAGCATCTTGAGTGATGCGTATAAGGCTGTTGGAGAAGGTAAAAACGCCACCAAGCATAGTCGAATACGAACCGGCCTTGTGCAGTCGATCATCGATAGTGGTGATGGGATAACGAGTATTTCCGCATTCAAGGTTATCAAACTGTGGGAAGAGTTTTTTGTCCTTGAGTTACTTGGGGCACGGTTGGTACAACACCATACTGAACCCTTACAAGACGTGTGCGATATTGTAGAAGTAGAGATTAGGGGCAGCCGCTCTACAGTCTATTTTGACATCAGCAGGATCCTTGCCGGATACGAGAAGCTTCGGTCCGCAACCAACACTGCCTGA
- a CDS encoding DUF488 domain-containing protein, which produces MRIKRVYEKPERLDGYRVLVDRVWPRGISKEDAAVDEWLKDVAPSTELRKWFGHVPERFHEFEKRYRKELMQKGDLLQHLKDVSRKQTLTLVYSAKDEVHNQAVVLQKVLREYQPD; this is translated from the coding sequence ATGAGAATTAAACGTGTTTACGAAAAGCCGGAAAGGTTGGATGGATACCGTGTACTTGTGGACCGAGTATGGCCACGAGGAATCAGTAAGGAAGATGCTGCTGTTGATGAGTGGCTCAAGGACGTAGCCCCTTCCACAGAGCTCCGCAAATGGTTCGGTCACGTCCCTGAAAGATTTCATGAGTTTGAAAAGCGCTATCGTAAAGAACTCATGCAGAAAGGAGACCTTCTGCAGCACCTTAAGGACGTTAGTCGCAAACAAACACTTACCCTTGTGTATAGCGCCAAGGATGAGGTGCATAACCAGGCAGTAGTGCTGCAAAAAGTTCTTCGTGAGTACCAGCCGGATTGA
- a CDS encoding Rrf2 family transcriptional regulator — protein sequence MLSLTCKASIKAVIYLGSIQDADRRASIKEIAEYIGENEHTVGKLLQRLVHKKIIHSVKGPHGGFYITEQQAQQPIIRVVEAIDGQEVYHHCGLGLNECNDSRPCPFHESFKPIREQFQSMCISKRICDLYENVNKGLTYLAG from the coding sequence ATGTTAAGCCTAACATGTAAGGCCTCGATAAAAGCTGTGATCTACCTTGGATCCATCCAGGATGCAGACCGCAGAGCAAGCATTAAGGAGATTGCGGAATACATTGGTGAAAACGAACATACGGTTGGAAAGCTATTGCAGAGATTGGTACACAAGAAGATAATCCACAGTGTAAAGGGACCCCATGGTGGGTTCTACATAACGGAGCAACAAGCACAGCAGCCAATTATCAGGGTAGTTGAAGCCATTGATGGCCAGGAAGTATACCATCACTGCGGATTAGGACTGAATGAGTGTAATGATAGCAGACCGTGTCCGTTTCATGAAAGTTTCAAGCCAATACGCGAGCAGTTCCAGTCCATGTGCATCTCAAAACGAATCTGCGATTTGTACGAGAACGTGAACAAGGGACTGACCTACCTGGCAGGGTAG
- the ric gene encoding iron-sulfur cluster repair di-iron protein: MSITKETPVGELVALDYRTASVFKKNRIDFCCNGHNSLQEACEKKNLSADTLISELEAVMSQSKNTSIDYSSWPLDLLADYVEKKHHRYVEQKSQEILPYLEKIIRVHGSNHPELAHVGQLFTESVGELAKHMKKEEIVLFPAIRKMVQNPQEASLNSTTLEKLKATIETMLSEHDAEGQRFEKIAELTKGYSVPEDGCNTYRVTLAMLEEFEDDLHLHIHLENNILFPKSISLADSLVMA; the protein is encoded by the coding sequence ATGTCAATTACCAAAGAAACCCCGGTTGGAGAACTTGTAGCGCTGGATTACCGCACAGCTTCTGTATTCAAGAAAAATAGAATTGATTTTTGTTGCAACGGACATAACAGCCTTCAGGAAGCCTGTGAGAAGAAGAATCTGAGCGCAGATACTCTCATCAGTGAGCTTGAAGCCGTTATGAGCCAGAGCAAGAATACGTCGATTGACTATTCGTCGTGGCCGCTGGACTTGCTTGCCGATTACGTTGAGAAGAAACACCACCGCTATGTAGAACAAAAAAGTCAGGAGATTCTGCCATACCTTGAAAAAATCATTAGGGTCCATGGGTCGAATCATCCAGAACTCGCACATGTGGGACAGTTGTTTACAGAGTCGGTTGGCGAGCTTGCCAAGCACATGAAGAAGGAAGAAATAGTTCTGTTCCCTGCAATTCGAAAAATGGTACAGAACCCGCAGGAGGCATCGCTGAACAGCACCACACTGGAAAAGCTTAAAGCAACAATCGAAACCATGCTTTCGGAACACGATGCCGAGGGACAGCGGTTTGAAAAGATTGCCGAGTTAACGAAGGGGTATTCGGTTCCCGAAGATGGCTGTAACACCTACAGGGTGACCCTGGCCATGCTGGAAGAGTTCGAGGACGACCTGCACCTGCATATCCATCTGGAAAACAACATCCTTTTCCCTAAGTCAATCAGCCTGGCCGATAGTCTGGTTATGGCATAA